The Deltaproteobacteria bacterium genome includes a region encoding these proteins:
- a CDS encoding ABC transporter substrate-binding protein, whose product MSRVTTLVLALFLGLGILSAQAAEPIKIGAVLSITGPASFLGEPERNTLELLADEINKSGGVLGRPLEMIIYDDETDVNKCVLAADKLLKKDKVVTVLGPTVSGNTLAIMSKFSTAKIPLISCAAAEKIVNPVNPWVFKTAQSDRHAVARILNHAKKTGFEKLAIITVSDGFGQAGRAVLQELVPAMGLTLVADEVYGPKDTDMTAQLTKIKGLAPDAIICWGTNPGPAVIARNRVQLAMTTPLYMSHGVASKKFIELAGPAAQGLMLPAGHLAVFTQVPDDHAQKAVLAKYAADYEIRFKQPVSSFGGYAHDALLLVAKAIEMGQSAEPASIRDNLEKIQGFVGASGVFSFSPEDHNGLNEEAFVMVVVEDNDWKIID is encoded by the coding sequence ATGTCCCGCGTCACAACCCTTGTCCTGGCCCTCTTCCTCGGCCTTGGCATCCTGTCCGCCCAGGCAGCCGAACCCATCAAGATCGGTGCGGTTTTGTCCATCACCGGCCCGGCCTCGTTTCTGGGCGAGCCGGAACGGAACACCCTTGAGCTGTTGGCCGATGAAATCAACAAATCCGGCGGTGTTCTTGGACGGCCCCTCGAAATGATCATCTACGACGACGAGACCGACGTGAACAAATGCGTCCTGGCCGCCGACAAACTCTTGAAAAAGGACAAGGTCGTCACCGTTCTCGGCCCGACAGTCTCGGGGAACACCCTGGCCATCATGTCCAAATTCTCCACGGCCAAGATCCCCCTGATTTCCTGCGCCGCCGCCGAAAAAATCGTCAACCCGGTCAATCCCTGGGTCTTCAAGACCGCTCAATCCGACCGTCATGCCGTGGCCCGCATTCTGAACCACGCCAAAAAGACCGGCTTTGAAAAACTGGCCATCATCACCGTGTCCGACGGTTTCGGCCAGGCCGGCCGGGCTGTCCTCCAGGAACTCGTTCCGGCCATGGGCCTCACCCTGGTAGCCGACGAGGTCTACGGCCCCAAGGACACCGACATGACCGCCCAATTGACCAAGATCAAGGGATTGGCCCCGGATGCAATCATCTGCTGGGGCACCAATCCAGGCCCGGCGGTCATCGCCCGCAACCGGGTCCAGCTGGCCATGACCACCCCGCTCTACATGAGCCACGGCGTTGCCTCGAAGAAATTCATCGAACTGGCCGGTCCGGCCGCCCAGGGGCTCATGCTTCCGGCCGGTCATCTGGCCGTGTTCACACAGGTTCCCGACGATCACGCCCAGAAGGCCGTCCTGGCCAAATACGCCGCCGACTATGAGATCAGGTTCAAGCAGCCCGTGTCGTCCTTCGGCGGATATGCCCACGATGCCCTCCTGCTGGTGGCCAAGGCCATCGAAATGGGCCAGTCGGCCGAACCTGCCTCCATCCGGGACAACCTGGAAAAGATCCAGGGTTTTGTCGGGGCCAGCGGTGTCTTTTCCTTCAGTCCAGAGGATCACAACGGTCTGAACGAGGAAGCCTTTGTCATGGTCGTCGTCGAGGACAACGACTGGAAAATCATCGACTAG